A genomic window from Elaeis guineensis isolate ETL-2024a chromosome 3, EG11, whole genome shotgun sequence includes:
- the LOC105041756 gene encoding pentatricopeptide repeat-containing protein At5g15300 — protein sequence MIRKSGNKRPQTGIWQRCRSLRALKQIHAFMIVRGFLSDPSALRELLFSSAVSIPGAMAYARRLFDQISHADLFMWNTIIRGAAHTPTPMDAISLYVRMERCGTRPNKLTFPFLLRACTKLSSASTGAQFHAKIVKFGLESDTFVRNALINLHANCGDLAVATALFDGPARRDVVAWSALIAGYARRGELDVARQLFDETPSKDLVSWNVMITGYAKQGKMVKAQELFDQVPERDVVSWNAMIAGYVQCGSQMQAMEVFDQMCRAGERPDEVTMLSLLSACAESGALDFGQRIHHTLLEMCLKRGLSVVIGNALIDMYAKCGSIAGAIEVFRGMRERDVSTWNSIIGGLAFHGHSKESVLLFKDMLGEKVRPDEITFVAVLVACSHGGLVKEGKEYFSLMQNEYAIEPNIKHYGCMVDMLGRAGLLEEAFEFVDAMKIEPNPIVWRTLLGACRIHGNVKLGERANEQLLKMGHDASGEYVLLSNIYASMGEWNGAEKVRKLMDHRGITKEAGWALIEADGKELMHFLLHPEPVSRSKRNCSMTIGTTS from the coding sequence ATGATAAGAAAATCCGGCAACAAACGACCCCAAACGGGGATATGGCAGCGATGTCGGAGCCTCCGTGCTCTCAAGCAAATCCATGCCTTCATGATCGTCCGAGGCTTCCTCTCCGACCCCTCCGCCCTTCGGGAGCTCCTTTTCTCCTCTGCCGTCTCCATCCCCGGCGCCATGGCCTACGCCCGCCGCCTGTTCGACCAAATCTCCCATGCGGACCTCTTCATGTGGAACACCATCATCCGCGGCGCCGCCCACACCCCCACCCCTATGGACGCCATCTCCCTCTACGTCCGGATGGAGAGATGCGGCACCAGGCCCAACAAGCTCACCTTCCCCTTCCTCCTCAGGGCCTGCACCAAGCTCTCCTCGGCCTCCACCGGCGCCCAGTTCCACGCCAAGATTGTTAAATTCGGTCTGGAATCGGATACTTTCGTCAGGAACGCCCTCATTAACCTGCACGCCAATTGTGGGGACCTGGCAGTGGCCACCGCTCTATTCGACGGCCCTGCAAGACGGGATGTTGTCGCGTGGTCTGCTCTGATTGCTGGCTATGCAAGGAGAGGTGAACTGGACGTTGCCCGTCAGTTGTTTGACGAGACGCCGTCGAAGGACTTGGTCTCCTGGAATGTCATGATCACTGGTTATGCGAAGCAAGGTAAGATGGTCAAGGCTCAGGAGCTGTTTGATCAAGTGCCAGAGAGGGATGTTGTGTCATGGAATGCGATGATTGCTGGGTATGTGCAGTGTGGATCGCAAATGCAAGCGATGGAGGTGTTTGATCAGATGTGTCGGGCAGGAGAACGGCCTGACGAGGTGACCATGTTGAGCCTGTTGTCAGCTTGCGCCGAGTCTGGGGCTCTTGATTTTGGCCAGAGGATACACCACACTCTTCTGGAGATGTGTTTGAAAAGGGGCTTGAGTGTAGTTATTGGGAATGCGCTGATAGATATGTATGCAAAGTGTGGGAGCATAGCGGGAGCCATAGAGGTCTTTAGAGGCATGAGGGAGAGGGACGTTTCTACTTGGAATTCGATCATCGGAGGGTTAGCTTTCCACGGGCACAGCAAAGAATCCGTGCTTCTGTTCAAGGATATGCTCGGAGAGAAGGTGAGGCCGGATGAGATCACTTTTGTTGCTGTCTTGGTTGCTTGCAGTCATGGTGGGTTGGTCAAAGAGGGCAAGGAATACTTCTCCCTCATGCAAAATGAGTATGCAATTGAGCCAAATATTAAGCATTATGGGTGTATGGTGGACATGCTGGGACGCGCTGGCCTACTAGAAGAGGCATTCGAGTTCGTAGATGCTATGAAGATTGAGCCAAATCCTATCGTGTGGAGGACGTTGCTTGGAGCTTGTAGGATCCATGGGAATGTCAAGTTGGGAGAGCGTGCAAATGAACAACTTCTAAAGATGGGACATGATGCGAGTGGGGAGTATGTGCTGCTCTCCAACATATATGCTTCGATGGGGGAGTGGAATGGAGCGGAGAAGGTGAGGAAGTTGATGGATCACAGAGGAATCACCAAGGAGGCTGGCTGGGCTTTAATTGAGGCAGATGGTAAAGAGCTGATGCACTTCTTGCTGCATCCAGAGCCTGTTTCGAGATCGAAAAGGAACTGTTCAATGACTATTGGTACAACTTCATAA